Proteins from one Candidatus Bipolaricaulota bacterium genomic window:
- a CDS encoding 3-isopropylmalate dehydratase small subunit, with amino-acid sequence MQLRGRAWKYGDNVDTDAIIPARYLNESSAAALARHCMEDIDPEFASAVRQGDIIVAGENFGCGSSREHAPLSIKGAGVSCVIAASFARIFYRNAINIGLPILESPQAAAETEAGHVLEVDLERGEVRNLTTGRSYRAAPYPGFMLEIIAAGGLIPYTRRRIESEGG; translated from the coding sequence ATGCAGCTGAGAGGAAGAGCGTGGAAGTATGGGGATAACGTCGATACCGATGCGATCATCCCGGCCCGCTATCTGAACGAATCGAGCGCGGCCGCCCTGGCGCGGCACTGCATGGAGGACATCGATCCGGAGTTCGCCAGCGCGGTGCGGCAAGGGGACATCATCGTCGCCGGGGAGAACTTCGGCTGCGGCTCGTCGCGCGAGCACGCTCCGCTCTCCATCAAGGGGGCCGGGGTGAGCTGCGTGATCGCGGCGAGCTTCGCCCGCATCTTCTATCGGAACGCGATAAACATCGGCCTTCCCATCCTGGAATCGCCCCAGGCGGCAGCGGAGACGGAGGCCGGGCATGTCCTGGAAGTGGATCTGGAACGGGGCGAGGTGCGCAACCTCACCACCGGGAGGTCGTACCGCGCCGCCCCCTACCCGGGGTTCATGCTGGAGATCATCGCCGCCGGCGGGCTGATCCCGTACACGCGGCGGCGCATCGAGTCGGAAGGAGGATAG
- a CDS encoding branched-chain amino acid transaminase has translation MKSSEKVWFDGRLVPWDEATVHVAAHAIHYGSSVFEGIRVYGLADGPAVFCLEAHLDRLWNSCKVYRLEIPYPRAEIRRAIMDTVIANRHSSCYVRPVVFRGWATFAVDGRSCPTHVSVITVEMGRYLGPDALENGVDAGVSTWRRMAPDTYPAAAKLGGQYINSQFIAMEAADRGYREGIALDINGYVSEGSGENVFIVRGGELYTPPLANSILDGITRRCVMTLAGELGIPVHEAPLPREALYLADEAFFCGTAAEITPIRSVDGIPVGAGTRGPITARLMEEFFGIVEGKVPDRHGWLTPVR, from the coding sequence GTGAAGAGTTCGGAGAAGGTCTGGTTCGACGGTCGATTGGTCCCGTGGGACGAGGCGACCGTCCATGTGGCAGCGCACGCGATCCACTACGGGTCGAGCGTGTTCGAGGGGATCAGGGTGTACGGGCTTGCGGACGGTCCGGCCGTCTTCTGCCTGGAGGCCCACCTCGATCGCTTGTGGAACTCGTGCAAGGTGTACCGGCTGGAGATCCCGTACCCGCGGGCCGAGATCCGGAGGGCGATCATGGACACGGTGATCGCCAACCGGCATTCGTCCTGCTACGTCCGCCCGGTCGTGTTCCGCGGTTGGGCCACGTTCGCGGTCGACGGGCGGAGCTGCCCTACACACGTGAGCGTGATCACGGTGGAGATGGGCCGATATCTCGGCCCCGACGCGCTGGAGAACGGGGTCGACGCCGGGGTGAGCACGTGGCGGCGGATGGCCCCGGACACCTACCCGGCGGCGGCGAAGCTCGGCGGGCAGTACATCAACTCCCAGTTCATCGCCATGGAAGCGGCCGATCGCGGCTACCGCGAGGGGATCGCGCTCGACATCAACGGGTACGTCTCCGAGGGAAGCGGTGAAAACGTGTTCATCGTAAGAGGAGGCGAGCTGTACACCCCGCCGCTTGCCAACTCGATCCTCGACGGGATCACGCGCCGGTGCGTGATGACCCTGGCCGGGGAGCTCGGGATACCGGTGCACGAGGCGCCGCTTCCGCGCGAGGCGCTCTACCTCGCCGACGAGGCGTTCTTCTGCGGGACAGCGGCCGAGATCACCCCGATCCGCTCGGTCGATGGGATTCCAGTGGGGGCGGGGACTAGAGGACCGATCACCGCCCGGCTGATGGAGGAGTTCTTCGGAATCGTGGAAGGGAAGGTTCCGGACCGACACGGCTGGTTGACGCCGGTGAGGTAG
- the ilvD gene encoding dihydroxy-acid dehydratase, protein MRSDVVKNGFARAPHRSLLYASGLTPEELNRPLIGIVNSYNEIVPGHVHLDRIGEAVKAGVLAAGGTPLSFNVIGVCDGIAMGHPGMRYSLPSRELIADSVETMAMAHGFDGLVFIPNCDKIVPGMLMAAARLNIPAVFVSGGPMMAGRFNGADVDVKNVFEAVGEYKAGRMSDEDLAALELAACPGCGSCAGLFTANSMNCLTEALGMGLPGNGTVPAVTAARIRLAKSAGAQVMELVARGIRPRDVMTAAAFENAIAVDMALGGSTNTVLHLLAIAHAAGIDLPLDRFDRISARTPYLVKLSPSGPHHMQDLDEAGGVPAVMAELHRGGLIHGDALTVTGRTVAENLDGVRRRTDVIRPLSDPHRPDGGIAILWGNLAPAGAVVKAGAVRPEMAHHRGPARVFASEEEAMAAILGGKIQPGDVVVIRYEGPRGGPGMREMLLPTSALAGMGLDDKVALITDGRFSGATRGAAVGHVSPEAASGGPIGLVEEGDTIEIDIPGKRLQLLVPDDELDRRREEWTPPPPRVSSGYLARYAAIVGDASTGAVLQAR, encoded by the coding sequence ATGCGCAGTGATGTAGTTAAAAACGGGTTTGCCCGGGCGCCGCACCGCAGCCTGCTCTACGCGAGCGGGCTGACGCCGGAGGAGTTGAACCGACCGCTGATTGGAATCGTCAATTCGTACAACGAGATCGTCCCCGGGCACGTCCACCTGGATAGGATCGGGGAGGCGGTGAAGGCCGGGGTGCTGGCGGCCGGGGGGACGCCGCTCTCGTTCAACGTGATCGGGGTGTGCGACGGGATTGCGATGGGGCATCCCGGGATGCGCTACTCCCTCCCGTCCCGCGAGCTGATCGCCGACTCGGTGGAGACGATGGCGATGGCGCACGGGTTCGACGGGCTGGTGTTCATCCCCAACTGCGACAAGATCGTGCCGGGGATGCTGATGGCCGCGGCGCGGCTGAACATCCCGGCCGTGTTCGTGAGCGGCGGGCCGATGATGGCCGGTCGGTTCAACGGCGCCGACGTCGACGTGAAGAACGTGTTCGAGGCGGTGGGGGAGTACAAAGCGGGGAGGATGTCGGACGAGGACCTAGCGGCACTCGAGCTCGCCGCCTGTCCCGGCTGCGGGTCGTGCGCCGGCCTGTTCACCGCCAACTCGATGAACTGCCTGACCGAGGCGCTCGGGATGGGGCTTCCCGGGAACGGCACGGTCCCGGCGGTGACCGCGGCGCGGATCCGCCTCGCCAAGTCCGCGGGGGCGCAGGTGATGGAGCTCGTCGCCCGCGGGATCCGCCCGCGCGATGTCATGACCGCGGCGGCGTTCGAGAACGCGATCGCGGTCGACATGGCCCTCGGCGGCTCGACGAACACGGTGCTGCACCTGCTCGCGATCGCGCACGCGGCCGGGATCGACCTGCCGCTCGATCGGTTCGACCGGATCAGCGCGCGCACCCCGTATCTGGTCAAGCTCAGCCCGTCCGGGCCCCATCACATGCAGGATCTCGATGAGGCGGGCGGGGTGCCGGCGGTGATGGCCGAGCTCCACCGTGGCGGGCTGATCCACGGAGATGCCCTGACCGTGACCGGGAGGACGGTCGCGGAGAACCTGGACGGAGTGCGGCGGCGGACCGACGTCATCCGTCCCCTGTCCGACCCGCACCGCCCGGACGGGGGGATCGCCATCCTGTGGGGGAACCTCGCCCCGGCCGGGGCGGTGGTGAAGGCGGGCGCGGTCCGGCCGGAGATGGCCCATCACCGCGGTCCGGCGCGCGTGTTCGCCAGCGAAGAGGAGGCGATGGCCGCGATCCTCGGGGGGAAGATACAACCCGGGGACGTCGTCGTGATCAGGTACGAGGGTCCGCGCGGCGGGCCGGGGATGCGGGAGATGCTCCTCCCCACCTCCGCCCTCGCCGGGATGGGGCTCGATGACAAGGTGGCGTTGATCACCGACGGGCGGTTCTCCGGCGCGACCCGGGGAGCGGCAGTGGGGCACGTCTCTCCGGAAGCGGCGTCCGGCGGCCCGATCGGGCTCGTCGAGGAGGGGGATACGATCGAGATCGACATCCCGGGGAAGCGTCTGCAACTGCTCGTCCCCGATGACGAGCTCGACCGCCGCCGGGAGGAATGGACGCCTCCCCCGCCCCGCGTCTCCTCCGGATACCTCGCGCGCTACGCCGCCATCGTCGGGGACGCGAGCACCGGCGCGGTGTTGCAGGCAAGGTAG
- a CDS encoding citramalate synthase, which produces MKVTLYDTTLRDGAQREGISFSVEDKLRIAAALDRLGIDYIEGGWPKSNPKDMEFFARIPELELEHAVIAAFGSTRRVGVAVEDDENIKALLSSRAAVVTVFGKSWDKQVRYVLETTRDENLRMIADSVAYLKSRGREVIYDAEHFFDGYRDDPKYAVATLHAAADAGADAVVLCDTNGGTLPGEVAEIVTAVKGDIDVPLGIHAHNDSDTAVANTLMAVSAGATHVQGTINGYGERCGNANLCSLIPALVLKMGCDCTAAGQLARLTDTAHYVSELANLPLDPHLPYVGASAFAHKGGVHVNALLKWEESYQHIDPRLVGNRSRVLISELSGRSNIAHKARALGIELAEGSDQAARVLERVKALELEGFQFEGADGSVELLIRRSNPDYQPPFELRGFHVLVKEKNGGGMASEATVKVRVRDQVMHTAAEGNGPVDALNAAVRKALLPFYPRLAAVHLTDYKVRILDGAAGTAARTRVLITSSDQHRSWSTVGSSPNIIEASWQALADALEYGLLITERENE; this is translated from the coding sequence ATGAAGGTCACGCTCTACGACACCACCCTGCGCGACGGGGCGCAGCGCGAGGGGATCTCGTTCTCGGTCGAGGACAAGCTCCGGATCGCCGCCGCGCTCGACCGGTTGGGGATCGACTACATCGAGGGGGGATGGCCCAAGTCGAACCCGAAGGACATGGAGTTCTTCGCCCGGATCCCCGAACTCGAGCTCGAGCACGCGGTCATCGCCGCGTTCGGGAGCACGCGCCGGGTCGGGGTCGCGGTGGAGGACGACGAGAACATAAAAGCGCTTCTCTCCTCCAGGGCAGCGGTGGTGACGGTGTTCGGAAAGAGCTGGGACAAGCAAGTGAGATACGTGCTCGAGACGACGCGGGATGAAAACCTGCGCATGATCGCAGACAGCGTCGCCTACCTCAAGTCGCGGGGGCGGGAGGTGATCTACGACGCCGAGCACTTCTTCGACGGGTACCGGGACGATCCAAAGTACGCCGTCGCCACGCTGCACGCCGCCGCGGACGCCGGGGCGGATGCGGTCGTGCTGTGCGACACGAACGGGGGGACCCTGCCCGGCGAGGTGGCGGAGATCGTGACCGCGGTCAAGGGCGATATCGATGTTCCCCTCGGGATCCATGCCCATAACGACTCCGATACCGCGGTGGCCAACACCCTTATGGCCGTGTCCGCCGGCGCTACCCATGTGCAGGGGACGATCAACGGCTACGGCGAGCGGTGCGGGAACGCCAACCTGTGTTCGCTCATCCCGGCGCTCGTGTTGAAGATGGGCTGCGACTGCACCGCCGCCGGGCAGCTCGCCCGGCTGACCGATACCGCCCACTACGTGAGCGAGCTCGCCAACCTCCCGCTCGATCCTCACCTCCCCTACGTCGGAGCGAGCGCGTTCGCCCACAAGGGCGGGGTGCACGTGAACGCCCTGCTCAAGTGGGAGGAAAGCTATCAGCACATCGATCCGCGCCTGGTCGGGAACCGCAGTCGCGTGCTCATCTCCGAGCTCTCCGGCCGGAGCAACATCGCCCACAAGGCGCGGGCCCTGGGGATCGAACTGGCGGAGGGGTCGGATCAGGCGGCGCGGGTGCTCGAGCGGGTCAAGGCCCTGGAGCTCGAGGGGTTCCAGTTCGAAGGGGCGGATGGTTCGGTCGAGCTCCTCATCCGCCGGTCGAACCCCGATTATCAGCCCCCGTTCGAGCTGCGCGGGTTCCACGTGCTGGTGAAGGAGAAGAACGGGGGCGGGATGGCGTCCGAGGCAACGGTGAAGGTGCGGGTGCGGGATCAGGTGATGCACACCGCCGCCGAGGGGAACGGCCCGGTCGACGCGCTGAACGCCGCGGTGCGCAAGGCGCTCCTCCCGTTCTACCCGCGGCTGGCCGCGGTGCACCTCACCGACTACAAGGTGCGCATCCTGGACGGAGCCGCGGGCACGGCCGCGCGCACCCGGGTCCTCATCACCTCCTCCGACCAACACCGCAGTTGGAGCACGGTCGGCAGCTCGCCCAACATCATCGAGGCGAGCTGGCAGGCGCTCGCCGACGCGCTGGAATACGGACTTCTGATCACGGAAAGGGAGAACGAATGA
- the leuB gene encoding 3-isopropylmalate dehydrogenase, producing the protein MNARIVLLPGDGIGPEVIAEAVKVMNAVAELYGHSFEFDEELIGGAAIDATGDPLPDRTLAACKEADGALMGAVGGPKWSDPSAPVRPEQGLLGIRQGLGLYANLRPVRVYPALIESSPVRPDRLAGVDLLVVRELTGGIYFGPRREGTDEALDTMVYSAPEIRRIAAVAFAAAAARRGKVTLVDKANVLATSRLWRRVVREVAAGYPGVELEEMLVDAAAMALIRNPAAFDVILTANMFGDILTDEASMLAGSLGMLPSASLGEGKIGVYEPVHGSAPDIAGKGLANPVGAILSAAMLLRHSLGLADEARAVEGAVEEVLAQGARTPDIARPGAKRVGTGEMGDLIVDALQRRKDAQ; encoded by the coding sequence ATGAACGCAAGAATAGTGCTTCTGCCGGGTGACGGGATCGGGCCGGAGGTGATCGCGGAGGCGGTGAAAGTCATGAACGCCGTCGCGGAGCTGTACGGACATAGCTTTGAATTCGACGAGGAGCTGATCGGCGGAGCAGCGATCGACGCGACCGGCGACCCGCTTCCGGACCGGACGCTCGCCGCCTGTAAGGAGGCGGACGGGGCCCTGATGGGCGCGGTCGGCGGGCCGAAGTGGTCCGACCCGAGCGCCCCGGTCCGCCCGGAGCAGGGGCTGCTCGGGATAAGGCAGGGACTCGGCCTCTACGCCAACCTGCGGCCGGTGCGCGTCTATCCGGCCCTGATCGAATCGTCACCGGTGCGGCCGGATCGGCTCGCCGGGGTCGACCTCCTCGTCGTGCGCGAGCTCACCGGCGGGATCTACTTCGGCCCGCGGCGGGAAGGGACGGATGAGGCGCTCGACACCATGGTCTACTCCGCCCCGGAGATCCGGCGGATCGCCGCGGTCGCGTTCGCCGCGGCGGCGGCCCGACGGGGGAAGGTGACACTGGTCGACAAGGCGAACGTGCTCGCCACCTCGCGCCTGTGGCGACGGGTCGTGCGGGAGGTGGCGGCCGGATATCCGGGGGTCGAGCTCGAGGAGATGCTCGTCGACGCGGCGGCGATGGCGCTGATCCGGAACCCGGCCGCGTTCGACGTGATCCTGACCGCGAACATGTTCGGCGACATCCTGACCGACGAGGCATCGATGCTCGCCGGGTCGCTCGGGATGCTTCCGTCCGCCTCCCTCGGCGAGGGAAAGATCGGGGTGTACGAGCCGGTGCACGGAAGCGCGCCGGACATCGCGGGGAAGGGACTGGCCAACCCGGTCGGCGCGATCCTGAGCGCCGCCATGCTCCTGCGCCACTCGCTCGGGCTCGCGGACGAAGCGCGCGCGGTGGAGGGTGCGGTGGAGGAGGTCCTGGCCCAGGGGGCCCGCACCCCGGACATCGCCCGACCCGGTGCGAAAAGGGTAGGAACCGGGGAGATGGGGGATCTGATTGTGGATGCACTGCAAAGGAGGAAGGATGCGCAGTGA
- the leuC gene encoding 3-isopropylmalate dehydratase large subunit: MGMTLAEKLIAAHTDAVDRVRPGDFVEARVDVVLANDITAPIAIREFTRLGVDRVFDPERIVLVPDHFAPNKDIKSATQCQVMRDFARAQRISHYFEVGRMGIEHVLLPEQGLVGPGDVVVGADSHTCTYGALGAFATGMGSTDIAVAMATGRIWMRVPETIRIVYEGELQPWVGGKDLILYTIGRIGVSGALYKAIEFSGPTIDALSMAGRFTMANMAIEAGAKAGLFPVDDKTRAYVDARRARDYTVYAPDPDAEYAQTLKIDASAITPQVAFPYLPENSRPVSAVGDVPIDQVVIGSCTNGRLEDLRVAAEVLRGRRVAPNVRCIVIPGSQQVYLDALRAGLIEEFIAAGATVSTPTCGPCLGGHMGVLGAGERAVSTTNRNFRGRMGHPDSEVYLAGPAVAAASAVAGRIASPEEVVGCS, encoded by the coding sequence ATGGGAATGACGCTCGCTGAAAAGCTCATCGCCGCCCATACCGACGCGGTGGACCGGGTGCGGCCCGGTGATTTCGTGGAGGCGCGGGTCGACGTGGTCCTCGCCAACGACATCACCGCTCCGATCGCGATCCGCGAGTTCACACGATTGGGGGTCGACCGCGTCTTCGACCCGGAGAGGATCGTCCTCGTGCCGGACCACTTCGCCCCGAACAAGGACATAAAATCGGCGACCCAGTGCCAGGTGATGCGGGATTTCGCCCGTGCCCAAAGGATCTCCCACTACTTCGAGGTGGGGAGGATGGGGATCGAACACGTCCTCCTCCCCGAGCAGGGGCTGGTCGGCCCCGGGGACGTGGTCGTCGGGGCCGACTCCCACACGTGCACCTACGGGGCGCTCGGCGCGTTCGCCACCGGGATGGGATCGACGGACATCGCCGTGGCAATGGCGACCGGGCGGATCTGGATGCGCGTCCCGGAGACGATCCGGATCGTGTACGAGGGAGAGCTGCAGCCGTGGGTCGGGGGAAAGGACCTGATCCTGTACACGATCGGAAGGATCGGGGTGAGCGGTGCCCTGTACAAGGCGATCGAGTTCTCCGGCCCGACGATTGATGCGCTATCAATGGCCGGGAGGTTCACCATGGCGAACATGGCGATCGAGGCCGGGGCGAAGGCCGGGCTGTTCCCGGTCGATGATAAGACGCGCGCCTACGTGGATGCCCGCAGGGCGCGGGATTACACGGTCTACGCGCCGGACCCCGACGCCGAATACGCGCAAACGTTGAAGATCGATGCGAGCGCGATCACTCCGCAGGTCGCGTTCCCCTATCTCCCGGAGAACTCCCGGCCGGTCTCCGCGGTCGGTGATGTCCCGATCGACCAGGTCGTGATCGGCTCGTGCACCAACGGGCGGCTCGAGGACCTGCGCGTTGCCGCGGAGGTCCTGCGCGGGCGCAGGGTTGCCCCGAACGTGCGCTGCATCGTCATCCCGGGGAGCCAGCAGGTCTACCTCGACGCGCTGCGGGCCGGATTGATCGAGGAGTTCATCGCCGCGGGAGCCACGGTGAGCACCCCGACGTGCGGTCCGTGCCTCGGCGGTCACATGGGAGTCCTGGGGGCGGGGGAGCGGGCAGTGAGCACCACCAACCGCAACTTCCGCGGGCGGATGGGCCATCCGGATAGCGAGGTCTACCTCGCCGGACCGGCGGTCGCCGCGGCATCGGCGGTGGCGGGGAGGATCGCCTCCCCGGAGGAGGTGGTCGGATGCAGCTGA
- a CDS encoding DUF2088 domain-containing protein → MRVRVRLPYGEGDIEVDVPERNLIGVLEGKRVDIPDLAQEFARAWENPIGIDDPTADFHPGESVVFIVTDHTRPTPSQEIRPLIWDRLSSRVPREDV, encoded by the coding sequence GTGCGCGTGCGGGTGCGCCTTCCCTACGGCGAGGGGGATATCGAGGTCGACGTTCCCGAGCGGAACCTGATCGGGGTGTTGGAGGGAAAGAGGGTCGACATTCCCGATCTGGCGCAGGAGTTCGCCCGCGCGTGGGAAAACCCGATCGGGATCGACGATCCGACAGCTGATTTTCATCCCGGAGAGTCGGTCGTGTTCATCGTCACCGACCACACCCGCCCCACCCCGAGCCAAGAGATCCGTCCCCTCATCTGGGACCGGCTCTCGTCCCGCGTCCCCCGGGAGGACGT